The following proteins are co-located in the Spirosoma montaniterrae genome:
- a CDS encoding SusC/RagA family TonB-linked outer membrane protein, whose product MHTFPGNKLSMLLGCWLLSLPNLSGMAQVGVLAHVDKRVHASAEQPQSIPLKAALDLLQNKFRVSLMYERKSVEGVYISAGAMPVAADIEKCLNQLLPAYNLTYRKMNADSYLILPKPKAEKAAPALKSELEIFQQVVDKTITGKVTDEKGESLAGVSVLVKGTLKGTNTDADGNFRISLEPADNVLVFSFVGYIRQEVEVGNQSVIAVTLKVETQTLSDVVVTALGFNRDKAALSYAVTEIGGDNLIKARETNLGNALVGRIAGVNATGLATGPGGSSRVVIRGNGSLNGNNQPLYVVNGVPINNNNQGAPGTFGGIDRGDGLTSINPDDIATITVLKGGTAAALYGARAANGVILITTKSGNIQKGIGVEYNTTLTVETPRDLLDWQYEYGSGSRGKAPTSQAEAIAFGRMSWGAKLDGSPVVQPDGQIRPYEAQKNNIRNFYNNGTTFSNTLAFSGGNEAVRFRFSAANMDNKGIVPNNSLNRKTFSLSANANLAKKLLFEGNVQYTLEENKNRVHTADFTKNPNAATQLIATNIDVRTLAPGYTANGTEVIWSDYIYATNPYFAVDKVRNSDTRRRFIGSFNARYNITDWLYGRVRLGMDQLNFDAYNIEPSGIAFNDRGSMTTDLSIATETNAEALIGLNKAFGKINVNALVGGNQMHNKVDGRTLSSGLFNVPFQYFIGNGSGQNFTVNYQEFAINSLFVSADIDYNNTLFFTFTGRQDWFSTLSKENNNLFYPSVGLSYVLTNHWESHPTWLDYAKVRTSWAQVGGGAPNPYGLTLTYTPQAQQHLGATLMNVTGNVIPNKLVPYTSTTTEIGVDLKAFRNLVGVDLTFYERSTTNDIVFASVPFSSGYARTALNVGQVRNRGVELLLTGTLFRKANWSWDISYNAAYNNNKVVKIADGITSLFIDGATTRTQNGGIYHFEGRPFGMIAGNRPRVDANGRTVYNSANGIPVQGPLEPLGLGVPPWIMGINNRLNYRNFSLDLLIDGKFGGQIYSATNAYGTQFGLDRRTVENGVRESGIAVSGVDQRGAEYSATVPAQTYYSAIWATLTDQFVSSADFVKLRSLTFSYTIPKRLFAKTPIQSASLSVVGRNLALLYNAARNIDPESGYSNGNGQGLENFGLPSTRSFGMNLLVSF is encoded by the coding sequence ATGCACACGTTTCCGGGAAACAAGCTATCCATGTTGTTAGGGTGTTGGCTACTCAGTCTGCCTAATTTGTCGGGAATGGCCCAGGTAGGGGTTCTGGCACACGTAGATAAACGAGTTCATGCGTCAGCCGAACAGCCCCAAAGTATACCCCTCAAAGCGGCCCTTGACCTGTTGCAAAACAAATTCAGGGTCAGCCTTATGTATGAACGTAAGTCGGTTGAGGGAGTATACATTTCTGCGGGGGCTATGCCAGTTGCCGCCGATATTGAAAAATGCCTGAATCAGCTCCTGCCAGCGTATAATCTCACGTATAGAAAGATGAACGCTGATTCGTATCTGATTCTGCCAAAGCCGAAAGCCGAAAAAGCCGCGCCCGCACTAAAAAGCGAGTTGGAGATATTTCAGCAGGTGGTCGACAAAACCATTACCGGCAAAGTAACCGACGAAAAAGGTGAGTCGCTGGCGGGGGTCAGCGTACTGGTAAAAGGAACCCTGAAAGGCACCAATACCGACGCCGACGGTAATTTCAGGATCAGTCTTGAGCCTGCCGACAATGTGTTGGTTTTCAGTTTTGTAGGATACATCAGGCAGGAGGTTGAAGTAGGCAATCAGTCGGTTATCGCCGTTACGCTGAAAGTAGAAACACAGACGCTGAGCGACGTGGTTGTTACGGCGTTGGGGTTCAACCGCGATAAGGCCGCGCTGTCGTATGCTGTAACGGAGATTGGTGGTGATAATCTTATCAAAGCCCGCGAAACGAACTTGGGAAACGCTTTGGTTGGGCGTATTGCCGGTGTAAACGCTACCGGTTTGGCTACGGGGCCAGGTGGGTCGAGCCGGGTGGTAATTCGGGGGAATGGCTCGCTCAATGGCAATAATCAGCCGCTGTATGTGGTGAATGGCGTGCCGATCAACAACAACAATCAGGGGGCACCCGGTACGTTTGGCGGCATTGACCGGGGCGACGGCCTGACCAGCATCAACCCCGACGACATTGCCACGATTACCGTACTCAAGGGAGGTACCGCAGCCGCCCTCTACGGCGCACGAGCCGCCAATGGGGTCATTCTAATTACCACCAAATCGGGAAATATCCAGAAAGGCATTGGTGTTGAGTATAACACAACGCTCACCGTAGAAACGCCCCGTGATTTGCTGGATTGGCAATATGAATACGGGTCTGGCTCACGCGGGAAAGCCCCGACCTCACAGGCCGAAGCCATTGCGTTTGGGCGGATGTCGTGGGGAGCCAAATTAGATGGGTCGCCCGTGGTTCAGCCCGACGGACAAATCAGACCTTACGAAGCCCAGAAGAACAACATCCGAAACTTTTATAACAATGGCACAACCTTTTCTAACACGCTGGCTTTTTCGGGAGGTAATGAAGCTGTCCGGTTCCGCTTCTCGGCGGCTAATATGGACAATAAGGGCATCGTGCCCAACAATTCGCTGAATCGAAAAACATTCAGCCTCAGTGCCAACGCCAATTTAGCCAAAAAGCTGTTGTTCGAGGGCAATGTGCAGTACACCCTCGAAGAAAACAAAAACCGTGTCCATACGGCTGATTTCACGAAAAACCCCAATGCCGCCACCCAACTGATAGCAACCAACATCGACGTTCGTACCCTGGCACCCGGTTATACGGCCAATGGCACGGAGGTGATCTGGAGCGATTACATCTACGCCACCAATCCATACTTCGCCGTCGATAAAGTACGCAACAGCGACACCCGACGTCGGTTTATCGGCTCGTTCAATGCACGATACAATATCACCGATTGGTTGTATGGGCGCGTTCGGCTGGGGATGGATCAGTTAAATTTCGATGCCTATAACATAGAACCGTCGGGCATTGCTTTCAATGACAGGGGCAGTATGACTACGGATCTGAGCATTGCCACGGAAACGAACGCTGAAGCACTTATTGGCCTGAACAAAGCTTTCGGGAAAATCAATGTCAACGCGTTGGTCGGAGGCAATCAGATGCATAATAAAGTGGATGGCCGGACGCTGAGCAGCGGTCTTTTCAATGTGCCTTTCCAGTATTTTATTGGCAATGGAAGTGGGCAGAATTTTACTGTCAACTATCAGGAGTTTGCCATTAACTCGCTGTTTGTCTCGGCAGATATCGACTATAACAACACGTTGTTTTTTACCTTCACAGGTCGGCAGGATTGGTTTTCTACGTTGTCGAAAGAAAACAACAACCTGTTTTATCCGTCGGTTGGGTTGAGTTATGTCCTCACCAATCACTGGGAGTCGCATCCGACCTGGTTAGACTACGCTAAAGTTCGCACGTCGTGGGCGCAGGTGGGGGGCGGTGCGCCGAATCCATACGGGCTAACGCTCACGTACACGCCACAGGCACAGCAGCACTTAGGGGCCACGCTGATGAACGTGACGGGGAATGTGATACCGAATAAACTGGTGCCGTATACCTCTACCACCACTGAAATAGGCGTTGACCTGAAAGCCTTTCGGAATCTGGTAGGCGTTGATCTGACCTTCTACGAACGTTCTACTACCAACGACATTGTGTTTGCCTCGGTGCCTTTCTCGTCTGGTTATGCCCGAACAGCACTGAACGTGGGGCAGGTTCGTAACCGGGGCGTCGAACTGTTGCTGACCGGTACGCTCTTCCGTAAAGCCAACTGGTCGTGGGACATTAGCTACAATGCGGCTTACAATAACAATAAGGTGGTAAAAATTGCGGATGGGATAACTTCACTGTTTATCGACGGGGCAACCACCCGCACCCAGAATGGCGGAATTTACCACTTCGAAGGTCGGCCTTTCGGGATGATTGCGGGAAACCGGCCCAGAGTGGATGCTAACGGCAGAACCGTTTATAACAGTGCCAATGGTATTCCCGTGCAGGGGCCTTTGGAACCGCTCGGACTGGGAGTACCTCCCTGGATTATGGGCATCAACAACAGGCTCAATTACAGAAACTTCTCACTTGATTTACTGATCGATGGCAAATTTGGCGGGCAGATTTATTCGGCCACCAACGCCTACGGTACTCAGTTTGGATTAGACAGGCGCACGGTTGAAAACGGCGTTCGGGAATCCGGTATTGCCGTGTCGGGTGTTGACCAGCGAGGGGCTGAGTATAGCGCAACCGTACCGGCTCAGACGTACTATTCGGCTATTTGGGCCACGCTCACCGATCAGTTTGTAAGCAGTGCCGATTTCGTTAAACTTCGTTCCCTGACGTTTAGCTACACTATTCCCAAACGTCTGTTTGCCAAAACACCCATTCAATCGGCCAGCCTTTCGGTGGTTGGCCGAAATCTGGCACTTCTCTACAACGCTGCCCGTAACATCGATCCTGAATCGGGCTACTCAAATGGCAACGGACAAGGCTTAGAAAACTTCGGTCTGCCCAGCACCCGGAGTTTTGGCATGAACCTGCTGGTAAGCTTTTAG
- a CDS encoding SusD/RagB family nutrient-binding outer membrane lipoprotein codes for MKTILYCQKKSLFTLLLLIGVSLGCDQGFDEMNVNPNAYTTPVVGNLFTYSLIRTAGTGTNDRNRTNIKYFAGVVQYMASLGTNWAGDKYVESGQFGDFFETAYSVHIKELQEVIAATEGKPDQINLNAIANIWRIYALHRVTDAYGDIPYTEAGQGYLTKTYKPKYDRQSDIYPAMLSGLEKAIGQLDPAKPSYGISDVVFQGNVAKWKTFGYSLMLRLAMRLTKVDAKAAETWAKKAIAGGVMTSNADIAKLNHVAGNPNTQNWDAAELKRESFPESNRGKGPVKLAKTLIDMLQARNDPRLPFYATLWEGNILSIQNEKLPVTTNPKLQKGLPNGYDANTIKQVIPDWSNDMLVNYSEPNTGTIASLNAPTVFQSYAEVEFLLAEASLRGWDASSAENHFRKAITASMQSTTLFPGNVVISPSDINAYLAAQPLNAATFDGKMEQIHNQFYLAHFMWTDNFEAWSNWRRTGYPKLSPITYPGNFTGGAPLVRLRYPISETTLNKENYEAVVARQGPDLYTTPVWWDKR; via the coding sequence ATGAAGACGATACTGTACTGTCAAAAAAAATCTCTGTTTACGCTTCTGCTCCTCATCGGGGTATCGTTGGGTTGCGATCAGGGGTTCGACGAAATGAACGTAAATCCCAATGCCTACACTACACCCGTTGTGGGCAACCTCTTCACGTATAGCCTGATTCGGACAGCCGGTACGGGTACAAACGACCGCAACCGAACCAATATCAAATATTTTGCCGGCGTGGTGCAATACATGGCCTCGCTTGGCACCAACTGGGCCGGAGACAAGTACGTGGAGAGCGGTCAGTTCGGCGACTTTTTTGAAACCGCATATTCGGTGCATATCAAAGAATTGCAGGAAGTAATTGCGGCCACCGAGGGTAAGCCCGATCAGATTAACCTGAATGCTATCGCCAACATCTGGCGGATTTATGCCCTGCATCGGGTTACCGATGCTTACGGCGACATTCCGTATACCGAAGCAGGGCAGGGCTATCTAACCAAAACGTATAAGCCGAAGTACGACAGGCAATCGGATATTTATCCGGCTATGCTTAGCGGACTCGAAAAAGCAATTGGGCAGTTAGACCCCGCCAAACCGTCCTACGGCATTTCGGACGTGGTTTTTCAGGGCAATGTGGCAAAGTGGAAAACTTTTGGCTATTCGCTCATGCTGCGGTTAGCCATGCGGCTGACCAAAGTAGATGCTAAAGCCGCCGAAACCTGGGCCAAAAAAGCCATTGCCGGGGGAGTCATGACCAGCAACGCTGACATTGCCAAACTCAACCACGTGGCTGGTAATCCTAATACGCAAAATTGGGATGCGGCTGAACTCAAGCGCGAAAGCTTTCCTGAATCCAATCGGGGAAAAGGTCCGGTGAAATTGGCAAAAACGCTGATCGACATGCTTCAGGCACGTAACGACCCGCGACTTCCTTTCTATGCTACGTTGTGGGAAGGTAATATTTTGAGCATACAAAACGAGAAACTGCCAGTCACCACTAACCCCAAATTGCAGAAAGGACTGCCCAATGGGTACGATGCCAATACGATTAAGCAGGTTATTCCAGACTGGAGCAATGATATGCTGGTTAATTATTCGGAGCCAAACACGGGCACCATTGCCAGCCTCAACGCACCAACCGTTTTTCAGAGTTATGCCGAAGTGGAGTTTCTGCTGGCCGAAGCTTCTCTGCGGGGCTGGGATGCGTCGAGTGCGGAGAATCATTTTAGAAAAGCCATCACGGCCTCCATGCAATCAACTACCTTGTTTCCAGGTAACGTGGTGATTTCGCCGAGCGATATCAATGCGTATCTGGCGGCCCAACCACTCAACGCGGCTACGTTTGACGGCAAAATGGAGCAAATCCACAATCAGTTTTATCTGGCTCATTTTATGTGGACCGACAATTTTGAAGCCTGGTCGAACTGGCGCCGAACGGGCTATCCCAAACTCAGTCCCATTACGTATCCCGGCAACTTCACGGGTGGGGCGCCACTGGTTCGGCTACGCTATCCTATTTCTGAAACCACGCTCAACAAAGAGAATTACGAGGCAGTAGTAGCCCGTCAGGGACCTGATTTGTATACCACGCCTGTCTGGTGGGATAAGCGATAA
- a CDS encoding mannonate dehydratase, whose amino-acid sequence MKTNRRTFFKQGAAVATIASTGDLMAATRSARRDRLEARDSMKDFGMKFALAMSPDSPRVPLAQQMDVMHAVSGVQRQPNLNPWDADAIKATKERWDKLGMKWTVVEGPPSLGEQTKLALSGRDEEIANFITFMKNLKKHSDVDVICYNWMPVISWFRSKMDAPGRGGALVTAFDYEDIKNKPLTKYGEVSKDALWNNLTYFLKAVVPEAEKIGMNLSLHPDDPQVDSIQGISRIMNTVENFDKMLKLVPSKYSGLTMCQGNFSLMGADIPALIHRWGKAGHINFVHFRNVQGGKFKFTETFHDEGQIDMCRAMKAYYDIGFQGTIRPDHVPTMAGEENTRPGYMTIGTLFAIGYMRGLLESIGKSSTLR is encoded by the coding sequence ATGAAAACGAACCGTCGAACCTTTTTCAAACAGGGGGCCGCTGTGGCTACCATAGCCTCTACAGGCGACCTTATGGCAGCTACCCGGTCAGCCAGGCGCGACCGGCTGGAAGCGAGGGATTCCATGAAAGATTTTGGAATGAAATTCGCGCTGGCTATGTCGCCCGATTCGCCACGGGTGCCGTTGGCGCAACAAATGGACGTGATGCACGCAGTGTCGGGGGTGCAACGCCAGCCCAATCTGAACCCCTGGGATGCTGACGCCATCAAGGCGACCAAAGAACGCTGGGACAAACTGGGTATGAAATGGACCGTGGTTGAAGGCCCACCAAGCTTAGGCGAACAAACCAAATTAGCCCTGTCAGGACGCGATGAGGAGATAGCAAATTTTATCACCTTCATGAAGAACCTGAAAAAACACAGCGACGTAGATGTGATCTGCTATAACTGGATGCCTGTCATAAGCTGGTTCCGGTCGAAGATGGACGCTCCGGGTCGCGGAGGAGCTTTAGTAACCGCCTTCGATTACGAAGACATCAAGAACAAACCCCTCACCAAATACGGAGAAGTCTCAAAAGACGCGTTGTGGAATAACCTCACGTATTTTCTGAAAGCCGTTGTGCCCGAAGCGGAAAAAATCGGGATGAATTTATCGCTTCACCCCGACGACCCGCAGGTTGACAGTATCCAGGGCATTTCCCGCATTATGAACACGGTCGAAAATTTCGATAAGATGCTGAAATTAGTTCCCAGCAAATACAGCGGGCTTACCATGTGCCAGGGTAATTTCTCGCTGATGGGTGCCGACATTCCAGCCCTCATTCATCGGTGGGGAAAAGCCGGACACATCAACTTTGTCCATTTTCGCAACGTTCAGGGCGGAAAATTCAAGTTTACCGAAACATTCCACGATGAGGGCCAGATCGACATGTGCAGGGCCATGAAAGCGTATTATGATATTGGTTTTCAGGGGACTATACGCCCAGACCATGTACCGACAATGGCCGGGGAAGAAAACACGCGTCCGGGATACATGACCATCGGTACGTTGTTTGCCATCGGATACATGCGGGGTCTGCTGGAATCAATTGGCAAAAGCTCTACGCTGCGTTAA
- a CDS encoding aldose 1-epimerase: protein MPFQITTQPFGTLPDETEPLIEYVLEHTETGEFATIIPGFGAVLRRLVLRRNDDVYALIKAPDSAQSLFADESYASALLYPFPSRIRHGIYRFEGEDYALAMNEVSRDNALHGFVHGRVFSVISQETTPNYARLTLRYDYAGDTVGYPFPFSLTMVYELALANRLLLGSHVENDQMCALRVSYAALNTGPTPCPAAFGWHPYFTFTEEPIDDLTLSLPARSQITLNDSMLPSGKQPLENAETFSLRDRELDTPFAVEPTGIPAVGQPFAETVLTSTKTGAKLIVGQQTGAGKLNYLVCYTPGRRDSIAIEPQTASVDAFNNGDGLAVLNPGDVLSGSMWVRLV from the coding sequence ATGCCATTCCAAATTACCACCCAGCCTTTTGGCACACTACCCGACGAAACCGAGCCACTCATTGAGTACGTTCTCGAACATACCGAAACGGGTGAATTTGCGACCATTATTCCGGGCTTCGGAGCCGTGCTGCGTCGGTTGGTGCTGCGTCGGAACGATGATGTGTACGCCCTGATTAAAGCACCTGATTCGGCGCAATCTTTATTCGCAGACGAAAGCTACGCCAGTGCGCTGCTGTATCCATTTCCGAGCCGAATCCGGCACGGCATATATCGGTTTGAAGGCGAAGACTATGCGCTGGCAATGAACGAAGTGAGCCGCGATAATGCGCTGCATGGGTTTGTACATGGCCGCGTATTCTCGGTTATAAGTCAGGAAACCACGCCCAACTATGCCCGGCTTACCCTCCGATACGACTACGCGGGCGATACGGTCGGCTATCCGTTTCCGTTCTCGCTAACCATGGTTTATGAACTGGCATTAGCCAATCGGCTGCTACTCGGTAGTCACGTCGAAAATGACCAGATGTGTGCGCTGCGCGTTAGTTATGCTGCCTTGAATACGGGTCCTACGCCTTGCCCGGCAGCTTTTGGCTGGCATCCGTATTTTACGTTCACCGAAGAACCAATTGACGACCTGACGCTGTCGCTACCCGCCCGGTCGCAGATTACGTTAAACGATTCCATGCTTCCATCGGGCAAACAACCGCTCGAAAACGCCGAAACGTTCTCATTGCGCGACCGCGAACTCGACACGCCCTTTGCTGTTGAGCCAACTGGTATTCCGGCTGTAGGCCAGCCATTTGCCGAGACGGTACTGACATCGACCAAAACCGGGGCCAAACTGATCGTAGGGCAACAAACGGGTGCGGGCAAGCTCAATTATTTAGTGTGTTACACCCCCGGTCGGCGCGACAGTATAGCCATTGAACCACAAACGGCCAGCGTAGATGCGTTCAACAATGGCGATGGGTTAGCCGTTCTGAACCCTGGCGACGTACTGTCAGGATCGATGTGGGTACGGCTGGTGTAA
- a CDS encoding TIGR02757 family protein — MMKYISGEDVSQQSVKEFLDAKADQYNQPSFIEHDPISIPHRFTRRQDIEIMGFWAAVLAWGQRPVILKKANELIDLMDAAPYDFVRNHQESDLKRFLAFKHRTFNATDALYFLHFFHNYYQQHDSLEDAFAGDTVEQALINFHDRFCCDPFFPERTRKHIATPARNSSCKRLLMFLRWMVRQDNRGVDFGLWTRLQPHKLIMPIDVHVNRVARRLGLLNRPQTDWKAALELTETLRQFDSADPVRYDFALFGLGVDGEM, encoded by the coding sequence ATGATGAAGTACATATCGGGCGAAGACGTCTCTCAGCAATCGGTGAAAGAGTTTTTAGATGCGAAGGCTGATCAGTACAATCAGCCTTCATTCATTGAACACGACCCTATTAGCATCCCGCACCGCTTCACGCGTCGGCAGGATATTGAAATCATGGGGTTCTGGGCGGCAGTATTGGCCTGGGGTCAACGGCCCGTAATCCTGAAAAAGGCAAACGAACTCATCGACCTGATGGACGCTGCGCCCTACGACTTCGTGCGAAATCATCAGGAAAGCGATCTGAAACGGTTTCTTGCTTTTAAACACCGCACCTTCAACGCGACCGACGCACTCTATTTCCTGCATTTCTTTCACAACTACTACCAACAACACGATTCGCTCGAAGATGCGTTTGCGGGCGACACGGTTGAGCAGGCTCTTATTAACTTTCACGACCGGTTTTGCTGTGATCCATTTTTTCCGGAGCGAACGCGGAAACACATTGCCACGCCCGCCCGTAATTCATCCTGTAAGCGGTTGCTGATGTTTCTGCGCTGGATGGTTCGACAAGACAACCGGGGCGTTGACTTTGGTTTGTGGACGCGCCTGCAACCCCATAAACTCATCATGCCTATCGATGTACACGTAAACCGCGTGGCCCGTAGGTTAGGCTTGCTCAACCGGCCACAAACCGACTGGAAAGCCGCCCTCGAACTCACGGAGACCCTACGGCAGTTCGACTCAGCCGACCCCGTTCGATACGATTTCGCCCTCTTCGGGCTGGGCGTTGACGGGGAAATGTGA
- a CDS encoding LysM peptidoglycan-binding domain-containing protein has product MNTHFIRLSSIALLIAFTGSSTAFALIPSPFTTTSPADSVGVEKKDGKRFIIHRVDEGQTLFAIARRYKRSVAEIKAANPDLKDAVQYDQVVRIPLPDEVLTRKEAKAIDKAIKKQEKEQKRDEKVAVEKTGTPPTTRPGNDARKTDDPARSGIHVVEAGQTLYSLAVRYGVSQADLRRWNNLPGDNVLIGQALIVSEKAYQARVPSTPVPGTSAKPTDTPARRPDAPATRPASTSESKPERAPTPPDSRRTENQPTASAKPGDKPVEEIELPRPGNDAPMPTRGRRISDSGVAEMIEGSDGSGKYLALHRTAPIGTLVQVRNEFNNQSLWVKVIGRLPNTGINDKILIKLSEQAFAKLSPEDRRFRAEVSYIVK; this is encoded by the coding sequence ATGAATACTCATTTTATTCGTCTTTCGTCAATAGCACTGCTAATTGCCTTCACCGGCAGTAGTACCGCATTTGCCCTAATCCCTTCGCCCTTTACCACTACCTCCCCTGCCGATTCGGTAGGTGTTGAGAAAAAAGATGGGAAGCGGTTTATTATTCACCGCGTCGATGAAGGGCAAACGCTTTTTGCCATTGCCCGTCGCTACAAACGGTCGGTGGCCGAGATCAAAGCCGCCAACCCCGATTTGAAAGATGCCGTGCAGTATGACCAGGTTGTGCGGATTCCGCTGCCCGATGAGGTCTTGACCCGCAAAGAAGCGAAAGCTATCGATAAGGCAATTAAGAAGCAGGAAAAAGAGCAGAAGCGCGACGAAAAGGTAGCTGTCGAAAAAACCGGAACGCCACCCACCACCCGCCCCGGCAACGACGCCCGCAAAACCGACGACCCGGCCCGGTCGGGTATTCACGTGGTCGAAGCCGGGCAAACGCTGTATAGTCTGGCTGTGCGATACGGGGTGTCGCAGGCCGATTTGCGCCGGTGGAACAACCTCCCCGGCGATAATGTGCTGATTGGCCAGGCGTTGATTGTTTCAGAAAAGGCGTATCAGGCCCGCGTACCATCGACACCAGTACCCGGCACATCGGCCAAACCTACCGATACGCCCGCCCGCCGACCCGATGCGCCTGCCACCCGCCCGGCCTCTACCAGCGAGTCCAAACCGGAACGCGCCCCTACCCCACCCGATTCACGCCGGACTGAGAACCAGCCCACCGCCAGCGCGAAACCAGGTGATAAACCCGTCGAAGAAATTGAACTCCCCCGCCCCGGCAACGATGCCCCTATGCCAACGCGCGGACGCCGGATTTCGGACAGTGGCGTGGCCGAAATGATCGAGGGGAGCGATGGGTCGGGCAAGTATTTAGCCCTGCACCGCACGGCCCCTATTGGCACGCTGGTGCAGGTTCGGAACGAGTTCAATAACCAGAGTTTATGGGTAAAAGTGATTGGCCGGCTGCCCAATACGGGTATTAATGACAAAATCCTGATTAAGCTCTCAGAACAGGCGTTCGCGAAACTTTCGCCCGAAGACCGGCGTTTCCGGGCAGAGGTGAGTTATATTGTGAAGTAG